A stretch of DNA from Dokdonia sp. PRO95:
AGCAAACAGTAAATCTTCTATCTCCTTATCTGTAGGAGCAGTGGTTGTTGCGTTTGTTAAATTTTCCTTCACATCTGTCTTGTTATCGCGACCTTGAACGAGTGTTCCGTTAAGGCAAGTGCGCACGGTTGTCTCAGGTAATACGATATTTTTGAGCGTAAGGACTATCCTGTTTTTCTTTCCTTTTAAAATTTCTAGTGCATCTGCGTCGTAAGACGGCGCTATCACTACCTCACAGAACAATTTATGAATTTCATTTGCAGTCGAAATATCTATGTTTCCGTTTGCGATTAACACTCCTCCAAAGGCAGAAGTAGGATCTCCAGCTAGTGCATCTACATATGCTTGATGCATAGTCTCACGCTGTGCAAAACCACAAGCGTTGTTATGTTTAAGAATAGCAAACGTAGGTGCTTCTCCTTGAAATTCTGAAATCAAGTTTACGGCAGCATCTACATCAAGCAGGTTGTTGTATGATAATTCTTTACCGTGAAGCTTTTCAAAAACTTCATCAAAATCTCCGAAGAAAAACCCTTTTTGATGCGGGTTTTCTCCATATCTAAGTGCTTTCCCATCATTACTACTATGTCTAAGTACCGGGATTTCTTGGTCTGTATTGAAGTAATTAAAGATTGCAGTATCATAATGAGAAGAAACTGCAAAACTCTTTGCTGCAAAACGTTTTCTCTCTTCTATTGTAGTACTTCCGTTACCAGCCGTAATAATGTCAAGAACTTCTGCATAGTCTTCCATAGAAGATATACATAGTGTGTCTTTAAAATTCTTGGCTGCGGCACGTATAAGTGAAATACCACCGATGTCTATTTTTTCTATAATATCTTGTTCTGGCGCGCCAGAAGCAACAGTTTTTTCAAAAGGGTATAAATCTACAATTACAAGATCAAGTTGCGGAATTTCAAACTCTTCCATTTCTTTTACATCACCTTCGTGATCCTGACGATTAAGAATACCTCCAAAAACTTTTGGGTGTAACGTTTTTACACGGCCACCTAAGATAGAAGGGTATGAAGTTACATCCTCAACAGGCACAACTGGGATTCCTAAATCTTTAATAAACTTCTCTGTTCCACCAGTAGAATAGAGGGTTACTCCTTGTTCGTGAAGCTTTTGAACGATAGGGGCTAAGCCGTCTTTATGAAATACTGAAATTAGTGCTGCGCCTATTTTTTTTGTTGTGCTCATTGTGAGAAAATTAATAGATTTTGGTTGATCCCGTTAAGGTGGGTTTTAAAAGCTTCAAAAATAGGTATTTCAAGCCTTTTTGTTTCGGGTTTCTATTAACAAATTGATATGACTTTGTAACAATTTTTAGTGTGTGGCGTCTTACTCGTATCTTTAGATAAAATCAATCAATGCTAATATATTTAAGAGCCTTAGGGGAGAGTTTTAGATTTGCTGTAAATGCATTGCGCAATAACAAGCTTCGTACGTTTCTTTCATTGATGGGAGTAACGGTTGGGATTTTCTCAATTATCGGGGTGCTAGCAGCGGTAGATTCACTTGAAAAAGACATTAAGGGAAGTCTTTCATCCCTTGATCAAGAGAGTATGATTATCTGTCATATCTCCTTTGGACCCACAGAGGTTCCACGCTGGAAGCGAGAGCGTTTCCCGCTTGTTACATACGAGGATTACCAGAACTTACAGCGCAATTTGCCTGGCTTAGGGGCTATAAATTATACCATGTCTATACCTTCACAAAAGATAAGTTATGAAGGTAAAGTAGTAGAGAGTGTTCAAGTAGATAATGCAACGGAGGGACTCTTTGAGATAGAAAAACTAGAATTTGAAGATGGACGTTTTTTTAATGAACAGGAATCTACAAATGGTGTTCCCGTTGCAATCATAGGATCTGTTTTGCGTGATAACCTCTTTGGGGAAGGTGTAGACCCAATAGGAAAACAAATAAAAACCTTAAGTAGAAAATTTACCATCATTGGAGTTCTTAAGAAGCAAGGTATCAACGCCTTTGGAGACTCTAAGGATGAGAAAATAGTAATTCCCGTAAATATTATAAGACGTATTTATGGGGATAATAATAGATCTACATTTCCTACAATGACAATCGTACCTGCAGAAGGTGAAGACGCAGACGAATTCTACGCTATTGCCGAACAGAAAATGAGAGCGGGTAGGTCTATAAAAGCTGGAGAAACTAGTGATTTCTTTATCAATAGACTTAGCGGCTTTACAGATGCTATTGATGGGATCATAGGAGTACTTACTACGGTAGGCTGGTTAATAGGTGGCTTTGCATTACTAGTAGGTGGTTTTGGGATTGCAAATATTATGTTTGTGAGTGTCAAGGAACGTACAAATCTCATAGGTATACAGAAGGCACTAGGAGCTAAGCGTCGTTTTATTTTATTTCAGTTTTTATTTGAATCTGTATTGCTATCTATTTTTGGCGGTTTTATTGGCTTAATTATGGTTCAGCTTATAGTATGGCTCTTAGATGTTTCAAAAATTGCAGGAGACTTTGAGTTTGTGTTATCATTTGATAATATTTTCTTAGGGCTTTTTACAACATTTATTATAGGCATCATCGCAGGGATTATCCCCGCAATAGGTGCTTCTCGATTAGATCCTGTAGAAGCAATAAGAACAGGGATGTAATAGCTTCACATATTATAAAAAAAAGCCTCAATTCTAAATTTAGAATTGAGGCTTTTTAATTAGTGGGAGGTACTTCTTACAGCAGTGCTGCAACTTGCACATTTACAAACTCAAGGAAATCTTCATCATCCTTTGTAAAAGGATCTACGTGACTTGAGTCTATATCTATCTGCCCTATGTTTTTACCATCTTTAAATAATGGAATAACAATCTCACTTTTTACAGTGATAGAGCAAGCAATATAATTGTCTTGTGCTTTTACGTCTGGCACTACAAAGTTTGCATTAGATTCTGCTACCTGACCGCATATTCCTTTTCCAAAAGGAATTACCGTGTGATCTGTAGGTTCTCCAGCAAATGCTTCTAGGTGTAATGTGCGCTTTTCATGGTTTGCCATGTAAAAGCCTACCCAGTCATAATATTCTATGCGCTCGCGCAATAACTCGCATATTGCAGTCATTTTGCTTGTAGCGCTATCTTCTTTTTTATCCGCGATGCGGCTTACTTCTATTTTTAAATCTTCAAAAGCCATTTTTCTTGTATTTTAGACGTCAAAACACGCCCCTTGCTTAAACTACTACGCAAATATAAGTCCGTACTTCGATTTCTCATTATCTTCATAGGAAGTTATTTGGTTTTTGTGGTGCTTTACCAACTATTTTTAACCTACGGAGGCAGTAGTCGCTATTTTCCCGACATTATTACACATACGGTTGCCAGGCAAAGTCAATCTGTCATCACATCATTAGGTTATGACATGCAAGTAGTGCCAAGTAAGTGGGAACCTGCTATGAATCTCACAATGAATGGAAAAACGCTTGCTCGCGTTGTAGAAGGTTGTAACGCTGTAAGTGTAATGCTATTATTTATTTCATTCATGCTAGCATTCTTTGGTGATATGAAGCGCACGCTCTTATTCATTTTTGGAGGAGTAGCACTTATTTATGGGATGAATGTCTTGCGCATTGCATTACTTACCATAGGTATTTATGAGTATCCACAATATGCAGATGTACTTCATGGAACCATCTTTCCGGCGGTAATTTATGGTACCGTGTTCTTGTTATGGATAGGTTGGATCAACTCTTATAAAAAACCGGTGAAGGATGAATAAGTTAATCCGCGTCCTGATAGGTGGATTGTTTTTGTTGGGGTTGTTGTATGTACGCTTTCGCGAAAGCGAACTATTTTACGATCCGCTTATTGATTACTTCCATGGTGATTATCAGAATACAGCAATACCTCAGTTAATTGAAGGG
This window harbors:
- a CDS encoding ABC transporter permease produces the protein MLIYLRALGESFRFAVNALRNNKLRTFLSLMGVTVGIFSIIGVLAAVDSLEKDIKGSLSSLDQESMIICHISFGPTEVPRWKRERFPLVTYEDYQNLQRNLPGLGAINYTMSIPSQKISYEGKVVESVQVDNATEGLFEIEKLEFEDGRFFNEQESTNGVPVAIIGSVLRDNLFGEGVDPIGKQIKTLSRKFTIIGVLKKQGINAFGDSKDEKIVIPVNIIRRIYGDNNRSTFPTMTIVPAEGEDADEFYAIAEQKMRAGRSIKAGETSDFFINRLSGFTDAIDGIIGVLTTVGWLIGGFALLVGGFGIANIMFVSVKERTNLIGIQKALGAKRRFILFQFLFESVLLSIFGGFIGLIMVQLIVWLLDVSKIAGDFEFVLSFDNIFLGLFTTFIIGIIAGIIPAIGASRLDPVEAIRTGM
- a CDS encoding GAF domain-containing protein yields the protein MAFEDLKIEVSRIADKKEDSATSKMTAICELLRERIEYYDWVGFYMANHEKRTLHLEAFAGEPTDHTVIPFGKGICGQVAESNANFVVPDVKAQDNYIACSITVKSEIVIPLFKDGKNIGQIDIDSSHVDPFTKDDEDFLEFVNVQVAALL
- the purH gene encoding bifunctional phosphoribosylaminoimidazolecarboxamide formyltransferase/IMP cyclohydrolase, whose protein sequence is MSTTKKIGAALISVFHKDGLAPIVQKLHEQGVTLYSTGGTEKFIKDLGIPVVPVEDVTSYPSILGGRVKTLHPKVFGGILNRQDHEGDVKEMEEFEIPQLDLVIVDLYPFEKTVASGAPEQDIIEKIDIGGISLIRAAAKNFKDTLCISSMEDYAEVLDIITAGNGSTTIEERKRFAAKSFAVSSHYDTAIFNYFNTDQEIPVLRHSSNDGKALRYGENPHQKGFFFGDFDEVFEKLHGKELSYNNLLDVDAAVNLISEFQGEAPTFAILKHNNACGFAQRETMHQAYVDALAGDPTSAFGGVLIANGNIDISTANEIHKLFCEVVIAPSYDADALEILKGKKNRIVLTLKNIVLPETTVRTCLNGTLVQGRDNKTDVKENLTNATTTAPTDKEIEDLLFASKICKHTKSNTIVLAKNKQLCASGTGQTSRVDALRQAIEKATSFGFDLKGSVMASDAFFPFPDCVEIADNAGITSVIQPGGSIKDQLTIDYCNENNISMVMTGTRHFKH
- the xrtF gene encoding exosortase family protein XrtF translates to MLKLLRKYKSVLRFLIIFIGSYLVFVVLYQLFLTYGGSSRYFPDIITHTVARQSQSVITSLGYDMQVVPSKWEPAMNLTMNGKTLARVVEGCNAVSVMLLFISFMLAFFGDMKRTLLFIFGGVALIYGMNVLRIALLTIGIYEYPQYADVLHGTIFPAVIYGTVFLLWIGWINSYKKPVKDE